AGATGACAGGCACGGTGATGATGTTGTTGAGACTGCTACTCTAAAGGATCACTCAGCCTGGCAAAAGGATCTGGCCCTTTCTGCCCGTTTTGATATAAATTCAAACTGGATATTTAAAGTTGAAGGCCACAAAGTAAACGGTACCGCAGATGTTCTGCTTGCGGATAATTCCGACAGATCAGAAAAAGACTGGTATTATGGCGCAGCAAAGCTGACATTCAGCTTCTAACCGCCTGTAACATAGATTCAGTTGCAGGGAATGTATTCCCTGCAACTGAATTGAAAATCTAATTGTTAACAGCTTCCGGTAAAGCCGGATTAAGGAGGCTATAGGTTAATTATGCAAAACTTAAGTATGTCAAAAAAAATATGGCTAAGTATGAGTATTCTGGTTATAGGCTATTTTTTAACCATGGTATTCGGGTTCGGAATGGGAGCCCGCATGGAAGCCAGAATGCATAGTGTTTCCGAATATCTGTTTCCAGCGTCAAACCTTGCTCAAGAGTCACTGACAGCGTTTAAAGATCAGGTGCGTCTTTATAATGACGGCATCATGCTGGGTGATTCCAGTACTATTGATAGTGCCGGCATTGAGGCTGGAAACGTTCAAAAAGCAATGGACGGCATATTGAATATTCCCGGTGTGGATGAAGTATCTGCTGTTCAGGTAAGAGAAGCTCTTGCGGCACTTAAATCATTTACACAAGAAGCTCAACCGATTTATCTGTCTATGAGCAAAGGAGAAAACCAATCGGCAAGTGCCTCGCGTCTGGCAGGACAAACCGAAGCATTACGCAATAAACTCTTAAAAATTCAAAAAATGTTTGCAGACCGCCTGAAGGAAGAGCTAACGGCCAATATTCAGATCAGCAAAAACCAGCGTTATATAAATGTAGGGGTTTTTGTGGCAGTAGTGTTATTGGGAATTATCATAACCGGGCTTATTATCAGTCGTTCTATCACAGGTCCCATCGGCAGAATCATCGGGGGGCTTACCGAAGGGGCCAGCAAAGTCAACGATGCGTCTGATCAGGTATCCAGCGCAGGCCAGACTATGGCTACAGGCACATCACAGCAGGCATCATCTATAGAGGAAATTGCGTCTTCACTTGAAGAAATGACCTCCATGATCAAACAGAATGCAGAAAACTCCACAGAAGCCAACCGGGTAATGGCAGATTCGGATCGTACGGTATCGGAAGCTCACAATGCCATGGAGCAACTCAGCAAATCTATGGATGATATTTCAAATGCAAGTAAAGAAACCCAAAAGATAATTAAGACTATTGATGAGATTGCATTCCAGACTAATCTTTTAGCCTTAAACGCTGCTGTTGAAGCTGCCAGAGCAGGTGAAGCAGGTGCAGGTTTTGCGGTGGTAGCTGATGAAGTTAGAAATTTGGCGATGCGTGCTGCCGATGCTGCCCGCAACACGGCAACTCTGATAGATAATACCATTAATGCCGTAAAAAATGGTTCTGAATATTCGGAAACCACTTTGAGTGCATTTACAAAGACCATGGAATCCTCAAAGAAAGTCAGCAGTCTGGTATCTGAAATCGCTGCCGGTTCGCAAGAACAGGCACAAGGCATTCAGCAGGTTAACAGTGCCATGTCCGAAATTGATACAGTAATTCAAAAGACTGCCGCTATCGCTGAAGAATCAGCTTCTGCAGGTGAGGAGCTTAACGCCCAGTCAAAAGCAATGAAGGACTATGTCGAACAACTTGTGGTTCTGGTGGGGCTTAAAAATAACAATAATAATGGAAACGGGCACGCTAATACTACTGCAACAAAATATGTGGAAAAAAGAATCATCAAAGCCGACCAAAATAATTTTGCACCTGATCGGTTAATTACACATCATGACAATGATTTTTAAGAAATTCTTTTTGCAGTAATATGGCTCATAACAGGCATGCGCCATATATGCTTATTACACAGAAGTACAAAACTTGATGGGTTCCAAAAAAACTCCATCAAGCTTTGTAATTTCTTTAAATTGAATTATTCGATTCTAACAAATGGATTATACTTTTTTTCTATAGCAATAGAAGTTTCAGGACCGTGTCCTGTAAGTACTCTTATATTATCTCCAAGCACAAAAAGCTTGTTTCTTATACATGATATAAGAGTATCATAATCACCGCCGGGGAAATCCGTGCGCCCTATCGATCCTGAGAAAAGCGTATCTCCTACAAAAACGCATCCATCCGTATAAAGCGAAATACCGCCCGGTGAATGCCCTGGAGTGTGGATAACCTTAAAAGTGATATCTCCGAATTTAATCTCATCACCATCTTCTAACATCCGATCAGGAGGGGGGGAGTCTTCCACATTAAGTCCCCATGCTGCACCGGTAGCCGCAATACGGGCAAGCATTGGCACATCAAGGCTGTGTATCAAAAGATCTGCGCCTGTGGCTTCCTTCAATTTTTTGTTACCGCCTACATGATCAACATGACCATGTGTATTTATGATGTATTTAACTTGCAATTTATGTTTTGCAACCACCATCAGAATTTTGTTGGGCTCATCTCCCGGATCGATAACTACAGCCTCTTTTGTGTTTTCACATCCGACAATAAAACAATTTGACATTATCGGTCCTACAACTATGTCTTCTATAATCAAAACAACCTCCGATTAGAGACCTTTGCAAAACGTCCCCTTTTGCCCGATTTCTGCGTCAGGCTCAAATTTCTATCCTCGAAATACTCAATGTATTCCTGCGGTTGAAATCATCGCCTTCCTTGAACTCGAACAAAATTGAACATTTTTCAAAGGCCTCGATTATATTATCAGTTTTTTTGGTTTAATTATTTCTGTTTCAACAGCATTTCTGACACTGTCAAGAATCCCATTTATAAAAGGTCCGGATTCATTAGTTCCATATTTTTTCCCTACGTCAATTGCTTCATTTATAGAAACCTTAAAGGGAATATCATTGCACCAAACAAGCTCAAATACTGCAATCCTCATGATATTTCTGTCAACACAGGACATACGGCTTATTTTCCAGTTGCTGGAAAACCGCTCTATTATAGTATCAATTTCCGATCCGGAGCTTATAACTCCTCTGACAAGCCTGTAAAAAAAAGGCAGGATATCTTCGGATGGATTAAAATTATCCCGGAAGTTCTCTAAAACCTCTTCAGAATTATCATGGCATTTATCCATGAAAAAAAGAACCTGCATTGCAAGTTCCCGTGACTTTCTGCGACTACCCATATTGCTATTCTTTATCTATAAGTTCAACCAGATTTGCCATTTCAATTGCAGAAACTGCGGCACTCCATCCTTTGTTACCAGCCTTAGTTCCGGCACGTTCTATCGCCTGCTCAATAGTATCTACCGTAATTACTCCGAAAATCACAGGGATTCCCGTTTCCAAACCAACCATGGCAACTCCCTTTGTAACTTCAGCGCTAATGTAATCAAAATGCGGGGTTGCCCCCCGTATAACAGCACCAAGGCATATTACAGCATTATACTTTTTTCTTTCAGCTATTTTTTTGGCAACAAGAGGAATCTCAAAAGCACCCGGAACCTTTATTATATCAATATCCGAGTCCATTGTTCCTGAACGCAGTAAAGCATCAACAGCACCTCCGACAAGCTTGTCGGTAATAAAATCATTAAACCGGCTTGTAACAATCGCGAATTTCTTGCCTTCCGCGATAAGCTTGGCCTCGATTATTTTAGGCATACTATCCTCCCAAATTTTAGAAAAACTAAAAAAAAGAACAACGGATTTAAGGTATTTTATCTACGTTAATCAGGTGGCCCATTTTATATTTCTTACATGATAGATATTTTTCATTAAATTGATTAGGCCCAACCTCAATCCCGACCTGCTCAACAACACTTAATCCATATCCTTCAAGTCCGATTATTTTTTTTGGATTGTTTGTTATGAGCCTCATCTTTCTTACACCAAGATCAACCAGAATCTGCGCACCGATACCATAATTTCTCAAATCAGGCTTAAATCCCAGTTCAGCGTTTGCTTCAACGGTGTCAAACCCCTGATCCTGCAAGGCATAGGCTTTAATCTTGTTGACAAGTCCTATACCACGCCCCTCTTGGCGTATGTACAGAAAAACCCCCGATCCTTCATTGTCAATCATTTTCATAGCCTCCTTAAGCTGATCGCCGCAATCGCATCTAAGAGATCCGAATATATCTCCCGTGAGGCATTCTGAATGAACTCTGACAAGGACAGGCTTTTTTGAATCAATTTCTCCTTTTATCATCGCGATATGAAGAAATCGGTCAATATCGTTTTCATATACAACAGCCCTGAACTCACCTGCAATAGAAGTAGGAATTACAGTTTCAGCGGATCGCCTTACAAAACGCTCATTCGCCAAACGGTATTCTATGAGATCCGCTATAGAGCAAATGCCTATCCCGTGTTTTTCACTGAATTTTTCAAGCGAAGGCATTCTGGCCATTGTACCGTCGTCATCCATTATTTCACAAATTACCCCGGACGGTCTCAAACCGGCAAGGCGCGCAAGGTCTACCGACCCCTCAGTCTGGCCGGTTCTTACAATTACTCCACCGTCTCTTGCTCTTAAAGGAAAAATATGGCCGGGCCTCACCAAATCACCAGGCCTGGCATCTTCGGCTGAGGCGGTCAGAATTGTAGTTGCCCGGTCGGCTGCGGATATTCCCGTTGTTACTCCGCATCTGGCTTCTATTGAAACAGTGAACCCTGTTTGGAAAGGGGAAGTATTGTTTTCCACCATTGGCGGAAGAAAAAGGGAATCCGCTTTTTCACTTGTCATAGAAAGACATATAAGTCCTCTTCCGTATTTTGCCATAAAATTTATGGCTTCAGGCGTTACTTTTTCAGCGGCCATTGTGAGGTCACCTTCATTCTCACGGTCTTCATCATCAACAAGGATAACCATGCGCCCTTCACGTATATCCTTGATTGCTTCTTCAATTGAAATTATCGGCATTTTTAAATATTAATCTCCTAAAAAATTATGTCCCTACCTGGAACAATTATTCTGTTATATATATCCGGTTTTTGATAAAAAGGCCATATCTATGGATGACTTTACATCTTTTTTACCACCGGGAGTTTTTTGAGTACCAATAAATCGTTCTATGTATTTTCCTATCATATCGGTTTCTATGTTTACAAAATTATTTTCTGCTTTTATACCAATTGTAGTCAGTTTTGCAGTATGAGGTATTATGCTTACTTCAAACCATCCTTCATCGCAGTTGTTTACCGTAAGACTTACACCATCGATAGCAACAGAACCTTTTTTTATTATGTAACGGGAAAGTGATACAGGCACATCAAATGTAATTATCACTGCGTTACCTGTTAATTTTTTCCTGCTTATTTTGCCGATTCCGTCAATATGACCTGAAACCAGATGACCGTCCAGCCTATCCGATAGGCGTAAGGCGCGCTCGATATTTACCCTGTCTCCTGTTTTTGTATCGCCCAAGGTTGTTTTATCAAGGGTTTCAGGAGAAACGTCAACATCAAAACGTTTTTTGTCGATTTTAACAACTGTAAGACAAGCTCCGTTAACCGCAATACTGTCTCCGATTTTGGTTCCATCAAGATCAGTATCCGTTTCTATGGCAAGTTGCTTTCCTATCCTGCCCGAAGAACGAATCGAAGAAATAGTACCAAGGCTTTCTATTATACCTGTAAACATATCAGATATAGCCCTCTATCAAAATATCATCTCCGAACTTTTGAATACCAATCTCTTTTACCATAACAGAATCACGCATGAGAACCGGCCCCGGACCACTGCAAATACTAACACCATCGCCGCCAAGAATTTTGGGCGCATAGAAAAAAAATATTTTATCGACAATCTTATTAGAAAATGCGGATGAAATCACACGACTTCCACCTTCTATAAGAAGACTTGTAATACCCATTGAACCCATCATATCCATCAGTATATCAAGATTTATCAGATTATTTTTGGAAGGTGCCTTTATAATCTTTATACCTTTTTCTTCAAGTCGCATCTTTTTTTGCAAAATTGCTTTATCAAGAGCAAGATCGCTTATGACCACAATCGTATCAGAATCAACATCCTGATTCAACACAAACGCGTCTTCAGAGATTGAAAGTCTGGAATCAAGCACTATTCTTACAGAGTTAAGGCCATTTATACCATTAATACGTGTTGTTAGATTGGGATTATCCCTTTTTACCGTATCAATGCCAACCATTATAGCATCGGTATAATGTCTTAGTTTGTGAACAAATTGCCTTGATTCTTCATTTGTAACCCATTTTGAATCTCCGGTTTTAGTGGCAATTTTACCATCTAAAGTTGAAGCGCATTTTACTATGACAAACGGACGTTTTGTCTTGATATATTTAATAAAAATTTCATTCTGTTTTAATGCTTCTTTTTCGCAGACCCCAAAAGTCACTTCTACGCCGTTACTTCTTAATAATTGTTCTCCGTTTCCTTTAACATCAGGATTGGGGTCCTTGATTGCTGCTACAACTCTCTTTATGCCTGATTCAATAATTTTTTTTGTACATGGAGGTGTTTTACCAAAATGGTTGCATGGCTCAAGTGTTACATAAAGAGTCGCTCCGTATGAGTGCTCTTTAGCATCATCAATGGCATTTACTTCTGCATGAGCTTTACCGTAAGCTTCGTGATAACCCTTTCCAACAACTTTGCCGTCTTTTACAACAACTGCGCCTACCATAGGGTTTGGAGAAGTATGCCCGCGGCCATTTTCAGCAAGGTCAATGGCCATTTTCATATATAATAAATCGTCCATATAAGATTCTACTGTTTGCTTAACAGTTTCTTTAATTCCCAAATAAAATCATTAATATCTTTAAACTCCCTGTAAACAGATGCAAACCTGACGTATGCCACATCATCAATTTCATGAAGCTTTTCCATAATCTTTTCGCCAACTATGTGAGCAGGAGTTTCTTTTTCTCCTGTTTCTTTAAGGTCGCGTTCAAGTTCATCAAGAAAATCTTCAATAGCATTCATGCTTACTTTGCGTTTTTCACATGCCTTGAGAATACCGGTACGTACTTTGTCTTTTGAAAATACCTCCCTGCGTCCGTCTTTTTTTATTATCATGACAGGAAGTTCTTCAATCTGCTCATATGTTGTGAAACGTCTGCCGCAACCGATACATTCCCTGCGTCTGCGTATCACTGTTCCTTCCTTGTTTAATCTGGAATCAATAACCTTGTTATCAAGCTCGGCACAAAAAGGACATTTCATAAAAACCCTCCCGCTCAGATAATTTCCAGCTTAATTACCTCAATACCTGCCTCCTCCAACATTTCCGATGACATTTCATCTGCATATCCATCCAGATAATATATTTTTACTATACCAGCATTTATAATCATTTTAGCACATATGGAACAGGGAAGATTTGTGCAGTAAAGCACGGCCTCTCTTATGGAAACACCATGAAAGGCAGCTTGAATGATAGCATTCTGTTCAGCATGAATTCCTCTGCAAAGCTCATGCCTTTCCCCTGAAGCAATCTTTCTTTTTTCACGAATACAACCGATTTCAAGGCAATGCTTCAACCCGGTTGGCGCACCGTTATACCCTGTTGTAAGTATCCTCTTGTCTTTTACTATGCAAGCACCCACAAAACGTCTTAAGCACGTTGACCTCTTGGCAACAAGAGTTGTAATGTCCATAAAGTATCTATCCCACGCAGGGCGGCTGCTCTTATCCGGCATTTTATCTGATACTCTCCTTTCTCAAGCCAGTTTCTTTTTTATTCAATAGAAAGAAACTGTTTTTGGATTTCCAACTCTTTTCTATAGGCACTAACTCATATTATCATTATATACCGGAAATGCGTCACAAAGTTTTTGCACTTTTTCTGCTGTCAGCTTTATAAGTGATTCATCATTTTGCTTTTTCAAAAGATCAGCTATAAGCTTTGCAATTGTTTCCATTTCCGCCTCTTTCATGCCTCTTGTCGTCAAAGAAGGTGTCCCGATTCTGATTCCGCTTGTAACAAATGGGCTTTGTGTATCAAAAGGTATGGAATTTTTATTTACAGTTATTCCGGCTCGCCCCAAAATATTTTCGGCATCTTTTCCTGTAATATTCAAATTTCTTAAGTCAACAAGCATCATATGATTGTCAGTTCCGCCTGATACAAGATTGATACCTTCATCCATTAATACATTAGCCATTTTTTTTGCGTTTTTGACAACACTGATCTGATACTGTTTAAATGATTCACTAAGGGCTTCTTTAAAACAGACCGCCTTTGCTGCAATTGTATGCATAAGCGGGCCACCCTGAATCCCGGGGAAAATTTCCTTGTTAAGCTTTTCCCCGAATTGAGTTTTGGCAAGTATCAACCCTCCTCTTGGCCCCCTTAATGTCTTGTGAGTTGTCGCCGTAATAATATCTGCGTACGGCACAGGAGAAAGATGTTCACCCGCTGCAACAAGCCCTGCTATATGAGCCATATCAACCATCAGGTATGCACCTACCGATTCTGAAATTTCGGCAAAAGCTTTAAAGTCTAAAGTTCTGGGATATGCGCTTGCGCCTGCTACTATCATTTTTGGCCTGTGCTTTAAGGCTAATTGACTAACTTCGTTATAGTCTATAGTTCCGGTACTTCGGCCCACCCCATAATGAACGAAGTTAAAAAACCTGCCCGAAAAACTCGCCGGACTACCGTGAGTCAGATGGCCACCGTGGGCAAGGTTCATACCAAGCACCGTATCTCCCGGTTCAAGCAATGCAAAATATACCGCCATATTGGCCTGGGAACCGGAATGCGGCTGTACATTGGCATACGAAACCCCAAATAGTTTTTTTACTCTTTCAAGAGCCAGCTTTTCGGCAACATCAACGTTTTCACATCCGCCATAAAAACGTTTGTCGGGATAACCTTCTGCATATTTATTCGTTAGAATGCTTCCCTGTACAGCCATAACCGCCCGGCTGGCGATATTTTCAGATGCTATCAACTCCAGGGTATTTTTTTGCCTTTCATATTCACAGACTATTACTTTTGCTATTTCCGGATCTGTTTCTTCAATATATTCCAACTTCAACTTATTTTCCCTTATTTCCCAAATCATTAAATTTATCAATCCGTTTCTGATGGCGCCCTCCTGCCTCATATGCAGTTTCAAGCCAGGCTTTTAATATTTCGATCGCAAGCACATCCCCGATAATCCGGGCTCCCATCACCAGGATATTTGAATTGTTGTGTTTTCTGCTTAAAATAGCAGAAAAAAGATCATTGCAAAGAGCAGCTCTGACATTACAAAATCTGTTGGCAACAATAGACATCCCTATCCCGCTGCCACAAAGAAGTATCCCACGGGCAAATTCTCCTTCGGAAACAAGCGAAGCTACCTTTATCCCATAATCCGGATAATCAACAGAGCTTTCATTTTGAGTTCCAATGTCCTTAACTTCAATATCATTATCAATAAGATAATTTTTTATTTGTTCCTTAAGCTGATATGCAGCATGATCGTTTCCGATAACAACAGGTGTTTTATCCATCTGCAACTCCATATTAAAATTTTATTACTACAATAAATCTATTGTTTATAATAAATTATGGAGGATACATATATTATTGCATAACCGCAAGAAAAAAAACTGCTTGTCGCATAATTTGTTTAATATATTACTCTAAACAATATTTGCTGTCATATTTTATATGTGATAAAATTGGTCTTCTTTATTAAACTATTGGCACAAGAATCATCTATAAACTTTCCAGAAAAGGTTCAGGATAAAAAAATGGAAGAGCGTTTAAACTCTCTTATGAAAGCTATTAGAATTGTAAGCCAGCTAATAATTAAAGAAAAAAATCGTGAGCGTCTGATCCAGGCGGTTTCCGAGACTCTTGTTGAAACGATTGATTTAAAAAGTGCATGGATTGCGCTTACAGACTCATCAGAAAAATTGATACACATAGCAGAATCCGGCCTTGGGGAAAATCTCAAACAATTTAAAAAACTGCTTGAGAAAAATGTTTTGCCCGTTTGCGCAAAAAAAGCTCTTGCTCAAAATAAAGCTTTAATAACTTTAGACATCTCTATAGAGTGCCGTAATTGTCTGCTTAAGCCGCTTTGCAATGAAACCAATTCTTTTGCTTCAATTCTTAAGATCGATGGAAAAAAATATGGAATACTAACCGTCTCAATGGCTAAAAATTTTACATTTGATAAAACAGATCAGGTATTGTTTCAGGAAATTACAGACATCATTGCCTTTGGCCTTTATAATATAGATTTGTCAGAAAAACAAAACATCATTTTAAAGGATTTAAAGAATAAATATTATGATGCGCTAAAAGAAAGTGAAGAAAGATTCAGGGCTTTGTTTGAACATGCACCCGATGCTTATTTCCTGCACGATATTAAAAGCTTCAGGTATGTCGATTGTAACCTTGCTGCACAAAAACTAACCGGTTACACCAAAGAAGAGATTATCGGAAATAATTATTTGCAACTAAAATTATTGCCTCAGGAACAACTTGGAAAAATTGCAACGTTCCTCGAACAACTAAAGTGTAATTTGAATAAGGAAAACATATTGCCTTACGAAATAAGAGCCAATCGTAAGGATGGAACGCAGGTCTTTGTTGAAGCCAGGACTTTTGCTTTGCAGATTGGAGGCAAAGCTTTTTTTTTTGGGTATAGCCAAAGATATTTCAGAAAAAAGAAATCTGGAACAACAGCTGCTACATTCACAGAGGCTTGAAGCAGTTGGCAGGCTATCAGGAGGAATTGCCCATGATTTCAACAATCTATTAACAATGATTCTGGGAAATGCCGAGTTGATTCTTG
The Pseudomonadota bacterium genome window above contains:
- a CDS encoding MBL fold metallo-hydrolase codes for the protein MIIEDIVVGPIMSNCFIVGCENTKEAVVIDPGDEPNKILMVVAKHKLQVKYIINTHGHVDHVGGNKKLKEATGADLLIHSLDVPMLARIAATGAAWGLNVEDSPPPDRMLEDGDEIKFGDITFKVIHTPGHSPGGISLYTDGCVFVGDTLFSGSIGRTDFPGGDYDTLISCIRNKLFVLGDNIRVLTGHGPETSIAIEKKYNPFVRIE
- the nusB gene encoding transcription antitermination factor NusB, with amino-acid sequence MGSRRKSRELAMQVLFFMDKCHDNSEEVLENFRDNFNPSEDILPFFYRLVRGVISSGSEIDTIIERFSSNWKISRMSCVDRNIMRIAVFELVWCNDIPFKVSINEAIDVGKKYGTNESGPFINGILDSVRNAVETEIIKPKKLII
- the ribE gene encoding 6,7-dimethyl-8-ribityllumazine synthase gives rise to the protein MPKIIEAKLIAEGKKFAIVTSRFNDFITDKLVGGAVDALLRSGTMDSDIDIIKVPGAFEIPLVAKKIAERKKYNAVICLGAVIRGATPHFDYISAEVTKGVAMVGLETGIPVIFGVITVDTIEQAIERAGTKAGNKGWSAAVSAIEMANLVELIDKE
- a CDS encoding bifunctional 3,4-dihydroxy-2-butanone-4-phosphate synthase/GTP cyclohydrolase II, whose protein sequence is MPIISIEEAIKDIREGRMVILVDDEDRENEGDLTMAAEKVTPEAINFMAKYGRGLICLSMTSEKADSLFLPPMVENNTSPFQTGFTVSIEARCGVTTGISAADRATTILTASAEDARPGDLVRPGHIFPLRARDGGVIVRTGQTEGSVDLARLAGLRPSGVICEIMDDDGTMARMPSLEKFSEKHGIGICSIADLIEYRLANERFVRRSAETVIPTSIAGEFRAVVYENDIDRFLHIAMIKGEIDSKKPVLVRVHSECLTGDIFGSLRCDCGDQLKEAMKMIDNEGSGVFLYIRQEGRGIGLVNKIKAYALQDQGFDTVEANAELGFKPDLRNYGIGAQILVDLGVRKMRLITNNPKKIIGLEGYGLSVVEQVGIEVGPNQFNEKYLSCKKYKMGHLINVDKIP
- a CDS encoding riboflavin synthase; this translates as MFTGIIESLGTISSIRSSGRIGKQLAIETDTDLDGTKIGDSIAVNGACLTVVKIDKKRFDVDVSPETLDKTTLGDTKTGDRVNIERALRLSDRLDGHLVSGHIDGIGKISRKKLTGNAVIITFDVPVSLSRYIIKKGSVAIDGVSLTVNNCDEGWFEVSIIPHTAKLTTIGIKAENNFVNIETDMIGKYIERFIGTQKTPGGKKDVKSSIDMAFLSKTGYI
- the ribD gene encoding bifunctional diaminohydroxyphosphoribosylaminopyrimidine deaminase/5-amino-6-(5-phosphoribosylamino)uracil reductase RibD, encoding MDDLLYMKMAIDLAENGRGHTSPNPMVGAVVVKDGKVVGKGYHEAYGKAHAEVNAIDDAKEHSYGATLYVTLEPCNHFGKTPPCTKKIIESGIKRVVAAIKDPNPDVKGNGEQLLRSNGVEVTFGVCEKEALKQNEIFIKYIKTKRPFVIVKCASTLDGKIATKTGDSKWVTNEESRQFVHKLRHYTDAIMVGIDTVKRDNPNLTTRINGINGLNSVRIVLDSRLSISEDAFVLNQDVDSDTIVVISDLALDKAILQKKMRLEEKGIKIIKAPSKNNLINLDILMDMMGSMGITSLLIEGGSRVISSAFSNKIVDKIFFFYAPKILGGDGVSICSGPGPVLMRDSVMVKEIGIQKFGDDILIEGYI
- the nrdR gene encoding transcriptional regulator NrdR — its product is MKCPFCAELDNKVIDSRLNKEGTVIRRRRECIGCGRRFTTYEQIEELPVMIIKKDGRREVFSKDKVRTGILKACEKRKVSMNAIEDFLDELERDLKETGEKETPAHIVGEKIMEKLHEIDDVAYVRFASVYREFKDINDFIWELKKLLSKQ
- a CDS encoding cytidine/deoxycytidylate deaminase family protein gives rise to the protein MPDKSSRPAWDRYFMDITTLVAKRSTCLRRFVGACIVKDKRILTTGYNGAPTGLKHCLEIGCIREKRKIASGERHELCRGIHAEQNAIIQAAFHGVSIREAVLYCTNLPCSICAKMIINAGIVKIYYLDGYADEMSSEMLEEAGIEVIKLEII
- a CDS encoding serine hydroxymethyltransferase, translating into MKLEYIEETDPEIAKVIVCEYERQKNTLELIASENIASRAVMAVQGSILTNKYAEGYPDKRFYGGCENVDVAEKLALERVKKLFGVSYANVQPHSGSQANMAVYFALLEPGDTVLGMNLAHGGHLTHGSPASFSGRFFNFVHYGVGRSTGTIDYNEVSQLALKHRPKMIVAGASAYPRTLDFKAFAEISESVGAYLMVDMAHIAGLVAAGEHLSPVPYADIITATTHKTLRGPRGGLILAKTQFGEKLNKEIFPGIQGGPLMHTIAAKAVCFKEALSESFKQYQISVVKNAKKMANVLMDEGINLVSGGTDNHMMLVDLRNLNITGKDAENILGRAGITVNKNSIPFDTQSPFVTSGIRIGTPSLTTRGMKEAEMETIAKLIADLLKKQNDESLIKLTAEKVQKLCDAFPVYNDNMS
- the rpiB gene encoding ribose 5-phosphate isomerase B, giving the protein MELQMDKTPVVIGNDHAAYQLKEQIKNYLIDNDIEVKDIGTQNESSVDYPDYGIKVASLVSEGEFARGILLCGSGIGMSIVANRFCNVRAALCNDLFSAILSRKHNNSNILVMGARIIGDVLAIEILKAWLETAYEAGGRHQKRIDKFNDLGNKGK
- a CDS encoding PAS domain S-box protein, giving the protein MEERLNSLMKAIRIVSQLIIKEKNRERLIQAVSETLVETIDLKSAWIALTDSSEKLIHIAESGLGENLKQFKKLLEKNVLPVCAKKALAQNKALITLDISIECRNCLLKPLCNETNSFASILKIDGKKYGILTVSMAKNFTFDKTDQVLFQEITDIIAFGLYNIDLSEKQNIILKDLKNKYYDALKESEERFRALFEHAPDAYFLHDIKSFRYVDCNLAAQKLTGYTKEEIIGNNYLQLKLLPQEQLGKIATFLEQLKCNLNKENILPYEIRANRKDGTQVFVEARTFALQIGGKAFFFGYSQRYFRKKKSGTTAATFTEA